cgatggaacatagtggcgcaccggccatggcctgttcgatagcgattgaggagggcccaatcataacgtgctaggtcaaagccgggttgacgcttgcaggggtctgtgatgaggtgtttgttctttacctcagctgactgccaactctgtttccaacagtctggaacagagaagttcagtgtaggcgtaggggaccagattgggtgaggagaggtcaagcgttggacagggtgggcgaagatatccgcgtatattggcaggtgcaGTCCAgggtagacatgggaaatgaacttagatgatgccgcatcccgacgaatatctggcggggcgatgttgctaagaactggcagccatggaactggggtggaatggatggttccagaaattatcctcatggaggaatataatttggaatcagccaagtggacatgggggctacggaaccatactggggcacagtattctgcagtggaatagcataatgccagagatgatgatcgtagtgtggcagcgctcgcgccccatgaggagctggccagtcttgcaatgatgtgattcctcgcgcccacctttgctgcagtttttatgagatgttcgtgaaatgacagggtgcgatcgagagtaacgccaagatagactggctgggcttcaggccaataaagaaataaaaaaagagaaaaatccacTTGATAATGATGTATTTTTTCATGGTTTATTTTTATGTACTCAGTGTATTTCTAGATTTGCTCTGGTATCATTttataagaacagaaggagaagcacaaagcagaacttggaatgggctTGGTGTAGTGCACCTCAGTAATGGACTCTGGCTgggagtggggtgtttaagtcctattacacgatggtggaggaggacctagtggggtgttaaaatactttggagaaaactgaaaaagcttacaaatgtaccaacaactgtatttattgtttactgtaaaacattggTCCACaccatataaaaaagtaaaaaaggaattTTATATCTATGTTCTTTAGGGACATATGTTCTcgttataataattataataggaGGTGTTACCAGTGGATCTTGTGTAcctattcttttaaagatttatttagagagagggagaagggtgtGCTGGTGAATGAGCCTGGGGTTCAGGTTTGCAGAGGATGTGCTTTACCTTGTGccacttgttttttttaagttttatttatttatttactttcccttttgttgcccttgtttttttattgttgttgtagttattattgttgttgttattgatttcatcgttgttaggacagagagaaatggagagaggaggggaagatagagatgaacacagacacctcagacctgcttcactacctgtgaagcgactcccctgcaggtggggagctgctggctggatctgggatccttacactggtccttgcgcttcataccacttgtgcttaacccgctgcactaccgcccagctcccccctaTTGTGCAACTTTCCTAGCTGCTCTATATCTATTTTAAAGAtggtattattttcattttccatCAAATGTCTGAACCTACATAGTTGTTAGAAATAGTTAAgttgtgggctgggtggtggcacacctagttgagcacacatgttacaattcacaaggacccaggttcaagtcgcccccacctgcagggcgaaagcttcaggagtggtgaagcagtgctgcaggtgtctctctgtctctctacctctctatccccctctgccctcttgatttctgactgtctttatccaataaataaagataattaaaaaaatttaaaaaagaaacagttaagTTGTATCTCTAGTTTTTATCTTCTGCTTCTATAACATTAGCAAACAATAGGGGAAGGGTTGAAAGGAAATAAAGCAAATGGTAGGCTATTCCTTAGGTTCAACAGATGATAGTAAATGTTACAATTagcagtatagtatagtatagtatagtatagtatagtatagtatagtatagtatagtaaagTATAGTATAGTAAAGTATAGTatagtaaagtaaagtaaagtatagtatagtaaagtaaagtaaagtaaagtatagtaaagtaaagtaaagtaaagtatagtatagtatagtatagtatagtatagtatagtatagtaaatAGGTGAAAGACAACCAGATGGCTTTTCTTGTAGGTGGAATATTGAAAggcataaacttgcaaaaaaaaaaaaaattacccaagcTGTCTttaggactttgtgagaactatggtgttttaAAACAGTTACGGGGCATAGAAGTTTGGTGATGCATGCATGCAATATGAAACTATACCCCcttaatcttataatattgtaaaccatgatcaaattactaataaaagtttaaaatgtaaaagaaaattaTCACCACTTTAAACATTCCATTAAAATGAGTTTGGATTAATGTTGTAACTTTGAAGTTTCTTCAAATATTAAGCACATTTCTGGTAACTGAACTATTTGTTTCTCATATATGTAGTAGCTAAAACAacaacttatatatatatttggaactCAAGAGTTCTTTCCTTGAAGTTCAGAAAATATTCTCTAACCAAGGTTTATTTACCTGTTTTTCAAAtgctctttgtttttattaatgagaaccataggaagagagagagagaaagagaaccagagcatcactctggtacatgtgctgctgggtcttGAACTTAGACATTCattcttgagaatccagtgctttatccatgggtcacctcccagaccacccaaggTTTATTTCTTATGAAAGGAAATACAATTCCCCTTGCACTACCTTTGTAGAGCAAGTGATTACTCTAAGATTATTCTGTAAATTAATATTGTTGTAAGTAATGTTTAAGATGGAAAAGTTGttattacaacaattaaaaattataCAGACTTCATCTGAAAATTTGTAACTTGAGATTTATAATTATATAAGTTGCATTTGAAGGTGGAATTTGACTCTCATTTATATTTTTTGAATACCTTGCTCAGTCCTGAAGATTTTCCTCAGAGCTGCCTTCATCTCCTTGTTTCTAAGGCTATATATTAGTGGATTGCAGAGAGGTGTTATCACAGAATAAAACAGAGTAATGATTTTTTGCATTTTCTCTGGGTGTCCTGACCCAGGACTAACATACATCATGATAATAGGACTATAAAACAGTGTCACAACTGCCAAATGAGAAGCACAAGTGGAGAAAGCTTTATGTTTACTTGCTGTGGAGGGCATCTTCAGCACAGCTCGGATCACCAGAGCATAGGAACAAAGGATAAAAATCAAGGTACCAATCATGAAAATAACGTTCAGAGTAGAATATAGAAACTGAGTGATGGTGTCTTCAGAGCAGGACAGCATCATCAAAGGGACAGGATCACACATAAAATGATTGATGATATTCGGGCCACAATACGGCAACCTTGAAATGAGGACAACTGGAGCTAGGTAGAGGGTAAATCCAAATAACCATCCCAAAATGACAAGACTAGTATAGAGCTGCTTAGTCATAATGTGTGGGTAATGCAGAGGATGGCAGATGGCCAAGTACCTGTCAAAGGCCATGGCACAAAGGAAGAAGCCCTCATCATAtccaaaagagaagaagaagtagaactgTGCAAAACAACTTAGGAAGGAGATGGACTTGCTTGTGGATAGGAGGTTGGCCAACATGTTTGGAATGGTTGTGGTGACATAACACATTTCCAGGAGAGAGAAATTTCCCAGGAGGATGTACATGGGGATGTGAAGGCGCCTGTCCAACAGCACAGCACAGGCAATGAGTGCATTGCCTGTCAGGGTCAGGGTGTATGTTGTTGAGAAGAGCCCAAAGTAGAGGAGCTGCATTTCTGGACTGGAGGAAAATCCCAGGAGGATAAAGTGAGTCACAGTGGTAGTTTCTCTGTTGGATGTATTCATTTGCCTGGAAAACTTGGAGATGATCTTGATTATTGCACTTTAGTGGAGTATGTTGTTTCTTCCTGAAAACCCCAAATTTCTTTATTAGCTTCAGCTTTTTCAGAAAGTAGTATACAAGCATGCATAATAAATAGGACTATGGCTTGCATGACTGAGGCATTGAACACATGTTATTTGACTTTTAGAATAGAAGAGTTGGAACATAGGACTAGGAGACAAGCTTTTAACTTTCTAAGAATACTAGACTAGTTACTAGAAATATAAACTTTTTAATTCTGATAAACTTTTAAATTCTGATAAAGTTACTAGAAATATAAGCTTTTTAATTCTGATAAAAACTAGattctcctctgctatcatgttccaggacctgaaccctgccccccccaaaaaaaaaaaacaacaacaaaaaaacccagagcctttactttggtgcaatataccaactcccatccaagttctgcttaatgttttcccttctggtcttgtttttcaaattctgcctatgagtaaaatcatcccatattcatccttttgtttctgacttatctcacttaacatgatatcttcaagctccattcaagatggggtaaagaaggtgaattcaccatttttaatagctgggtagtattctattgtgtatatagaacacaacttgctcagccactcatctgttgttggactattgggttgcttctaggatttggctatt
This DNA window, taken from Erinaceus europaeus chromosome 16, mEriEur2.1, whole genome shotgun sequence, encodes the following:
- the LOC103112303 gene encoding olfactory receptor 11H2-like; translation: MNTSNRETTTVTHFILLGFSSSPEMQLLYFGLFSTTYTLTLTGNALIACAVLLDRRLHIPMYILLGNFSLLEMCYVTTTIPNMLANLLSTSKSISFLSCFAQFYFFFSFGYDEGFFLCAMAFDRYLAICHPLHYPHIMTKQLYTSLVILGWLFGFTLYLAPVVLISRLPYCGPNIINHFMCDPVPLMMLSCSEDTITQFLYSTLNVIFMIGTLIFILCSYALVIRAVLKMPSTASKHKAFSTCASHLAVVTLFYSPIIMMYVSPGSGHPEKMQKIITLFYSVITPLCNPLIYSLRNKEMKAALRKIFRTEQGIQKI